From Cellvibrio zantedeschiae, the proteins below share one genomic window:
- a CDS encoding PHP domain-containing protein, with product MKFDLHCHSHFSDGILSPEMLVARAKEREVDVLALTDHDTIAGLYLAQKAADECGITFINGIEFSSQWGKGGVHIVGLGIKTDSAELNSAIEAQNNARSGRAEQIAARLAKAGIAGSLEGAQALAGNAYVGRPHFAQYLVNVGAVANINAAFKKYLGTGKSADVKYQWPAMATIIGWIHAAGGVAVLAHPCKYDLTRTKMCALIKDFAAAGGDALEVVSGMQAHPVTEDLAKIAAANNLAASCGSDFHLPGQAWQELGSFPSLPETCRPVWELLGFAA from the coding sequence GTGAAATTTGATCTGCATTGTCATAGCCATTTTTCGGATGGCATTTTAAGCCCTGAAATGCTGGTTGCGCGAGCGAAAGAACGCGAAGTCGACGTATTGGCTTTAACCGACCACGATACCATAGCAGGGCTTTATTTGGCACAAAAAGCCGCTGATGAATGTGGTATTACCTTTATAAATGGCATCGAATTTTCCAGCCAATGGGGTAAGGGTGGCGTGCATATTGTCGGCTTGGGTATTAAGACCGATTCCGCGGAATTAAATTCAGCAATTGAAGCTCAAAATAATGCGCGCTCTGGTCGTGCAGAACAAATTGCAGCGCGTCTTGCCAAAGCTGGTATTGCGGGAAGCCTCGAAGGTGCCCAGGCTTTAGCGGGAAATGCGTATGTCGGCCGCCCACATTTTGCACAATATTTAGTCAATGTAGGCGCAGTTGCCAATATTAATGCGGCCTTTAAAAAATATTTGGGCACCGGCAAATCGGCAGATGTGAAATACCAGTGGCCTGCAATGGCGACCATCATTGGCTGGATTCACGCTGCAGGGGGTGTTGCAGTTCTGGCGCACCCCTGTAAATACGATTTAACCCGAACCAAAATGTGTGCGCTGATTAAAGATTTCGCCGCAGCCGGTGGCGATGCTTTGGAGGTTGTCAGTGGTATGCAAGCGCACCCGGTGACGGAAGATTTAGCAAAAATAGCAGCGGCAAATAATCTTGCTGCCTCTTGCGGTAGTGATTTTCACTTACCCGGCCAAGCCTGGCAGGAGTTGGGATCTTTTCCCAGTCTGCCGGAAACTTGTCGCCCGGTATGGGAATTACTCGGTTTTGCTGCATAA
- a CDS encoding VC0807 family protein has protein sequence MTDNFSADNSNKEPATAQESKSPLTPKAAPKKENMLINILMNIIIPTLILTKLSGPNYLGPVWGLVTALAFPIGYGLKDFIANKKINFFSALGIVSVLLTGGIGILKLPTEYYAIKEAAIPGLIGLMVLISTRTRYPLVKTFIYNDTILNVEKIAAALKEHRKEDAFEKTLRLGSYLLAGSFFLSSTLNYILAEMIVKSPAGTEAFNIEVGKMNALSFPVIALPSMIIMIATLMYIFRSIRLLTGLTFEEVLHETSK, from the coding sequence ATGACCGATAATTTTTCTGCTGATAATTCTAATAAAGAACCAGCAACCGCTCAGGAAAGCAAATCGCCTCTGACGCCAAAAGCAGCTCCAAAAAAAGAAAATATGCTGATTAATATCCTGATGAATATCATCATCCCCACGTTGATATTAACCAAATTGAGTGGCCCCAACTATTTAGGCCCGGTATGGGGATTGGTCACTGCACTCGCCTTCCCAATTGGCTACGGTTTAAAAGATTTTATTGCCAACAAAAAAATAAACTTTTTCTCAGCTTTGGGAATTGTGAGCGTTTTGCTCACTGGCGGGATTGGTATACTTAAATTACCGACAGAATATTACGCAATTAAAGAAGCCGCCATCCCGGGCTTAATTGGCTTGATGGTATTGATATCCACCAGAACGCGTTATCCGCTGGTTAAAACGTTTATCTACAATGACACCATTCTCAATGTAGAAAAAATTGCAGCAGCCTTAAAAGAGCACCGCAAGGAAGACGCTTTTGAAAAAACCTTGCGCCTTGGTTCTTATTTGTTAGCAGGCTCATTTTTTCTGTCATCAACATTGAATTACATTCTTGCGGAAATGATTGTTAAGAGCCCTGCAGGCACAGAAGCTTTCAATATCGAAGTTGGCAAAATGAATGCCTTAAGCTTCCCTGTTATAGCGCTGCCGTCCATGATTATTATGATTGCAACGCTTATGTATATTTTTCGCAGTATTCGCTTGTTAACCGGACTGACTTTTGAAGAAGTTTTGCACGAAACAAGTAAATAA
- a CDS encoding zinc ribbon domain-containing protein YjdM: protein MSALPPCPKCQSEYTYEDGGLLICPECAHEWSVGETNSSETTKIFKDANGNILQDGDTVTVIKDLKVKGTSSSVKVGTKVKNIRLVDGDHDIDCKIDGFGAMKLKSEFVKKV from the coding sequence ATGAGCGCTTTGCCACCCTGCCCCAAATGCCAGTCTGAATATACATATGAAGATGGCGGCCTTTTAATTTGCCCCGAATGCGCCCACGAATGGTCTGTCGGTGAAACAAACTCAAGTGAAACCACTAAAATCTTTAAGGATGCTAACGGCAACATCCTGCAAGACGGCGATACAGTTACTGTTATTAAAGATTTGAAAGTGAAAGGGACCTCTTCCTCCGTGAAAGTCGGCACCAAGGTTAAAAATATCCGCTTGGTCGATGGCGACCACGACATTGATTGTAAAATCGACGGTTTTGGCGCGATGAAGCTCAAGTCGGAGTTTGTGAAAAAGGTATAG
- a CDS encoding L-threonylcarbamoyladenylate synthase, whose amino-acid sequence MAQFFQIHPENPQHRLIVQAADIIRKGGIVVYPTDSAYALGCHIGDKDALDRIRTMRKLDKDHNFTLMCRDLSELATYARVDNAVYRLIKNHTPGAYTFILEATAEVPRRLMHPKRKTVGLRVPDNLIALALLEELGEPIMTSSLLMPGEEYPMTDPYDMRDVLEHQVDLIIDGGFCGMDPTTVIDLTGDNPELIRQGKGDFAPFA is encoded by the coding sequence ATGGCTCAGTTTTTCCAGATTCACCCTGAAAACCCGCAGCATCGTTTAATTGTGCAGGCGGCAGATATTATTCGTAAGGGCGGTATAGTGGTTTATCCCACGGATTCCGCTTACGCCCTAGGGTGTCACATTGGCGATAAGGACGCACTTGATCGCATTCGCACCATGCGTAAGCTCGATAAAGACCACAACTTTACGCTCATGTGCCGCGATCTATCCGAATTGGCAACCTATGCCCGCGTCGATAACGCGGTTTACCGCCTTATTAAAAATCATACTCCCGGTGCATACACGTTTATTCTGGAAGCGACGGCGGAAGTGCCGCGCCGCTTGATGCATCCCAAGCGTAAAACCGTTGGCCTGCGGGTTCCAGATAATTTAATTGCCTTGGCTCTGCTGGAAGAGTTGGGTGAGCCCATTATGACTAGTAGCTTGTTAATGCCGGGCGAGGAATACCCCATGACTGATCCTTACGATATGCGGGATGTGTTAGAGCATCAGGTCGATTTGATAATTGACGGCGGCTTCTGCGGAATGGATCCAACCACAGTGATTGATTTAACGGGAGATAACCCTGAGTTAATCCGGCAGGGCAAGGGGGATTTCGCACCCTTTGCGTGA
- a CDS encoding YciI family protein has translation MLYAIISEDVVDSLEKRKLARPDHLARLQLLKDEGRLILAGPHPKIDNDNPGDAGFSGSLVVAEFNSLADAEAWAAVDPYVAAGVYAKVTVKPFKKVLP, from the coding sequence ATGCTGTACGCCATTATTAGTGAAGATGTTGTTGATAGTTTGGAAAAGCGCAAACTCGCGCGCCCCGATCATTTAGCGCGTTTGCAATTACTTAAAGATGAGGGGCGCTTAATATTAGCGGGGCCTCACCCCAAAATTGATAATGATAACCCGGGCGACGCCGGCTTTAGCGGTAGCTTGGTTGTTGCAGAATTTAATTCATTGGCAGACGCAGAGGCATGGGCCGCTGTTGATCCCTACGTGGCTGCTGGCGTTTATGCCAAAGTCACTGTCAAACCTTTCAAAAAAGTGTTGCCTTAA